Within Massilia endophytica, the genomic segment AAAGGGTGTTTTCTTGACGAAGAGGTTCTCTGTTTCATCCAGAATGCGCTTGGCGGGCTTCAGCAGGCTTTCGCCGTGCTGGGTGGGCACCATGCCGCGCGCCCCGCGCACCAGCAGGGGATCGCCGGTCAGTTCGCGCAGCTTGCGCAGCGAGGCGGAGATGGAGGGCTGCGGCTGATTCAGCTTCAGCGCTACGCGCGAGACATTCTTCTCCACCAGCAGCAGGTAGAGGATGCGAATGAGGTGAATGTCGAGGTGTTGCGGAAGGCTGGACATGGCTGGCGTGGCTATATTGAAACGGATATGTCAAATATACGCCATTTTTCATGTGCCCGAAACGGAAAGCGTTTATCTTCTGTAAATTACCATCAGTCTGACCGCAAGGATTTACATGGATTTTCTGCTCCCGTATGGCCTGGAATGGGCCAATCTGCTGGTGCGCTGGCTGCACATCATCACCGGCATCGCCTGGATCGGCGCTTCCTTCTACTTCGTCTGGCTGGATAATTCCATCCGTCCGCCCGCACCAGGCTCGGAGCTGGCGAAGAAGGGCGTATCCGGCGAATTGTGGGCCGTGCACGGGGGCGGCTTCTATAACCCGCAGAAATACCTGGTGGCGCCGGCGGAACTGCCGAAGGAACTGCACTGGTTCAAATGGGAAGCCTATTCGACCTGGATCTCCGGCTTCGCCCTGCTCACCATCGCCTATTACTTCAACGCGCAGGCCATGATGATCGACAAATCGGTGGCGGACCTCACCAGCCTCCAGTCCATCGGCATCGGCCTCGGCTCGCTGGTGGTGGGTTGGGTGGTGTACGACGCGCTGTGCCGCTCGCCGCTCGGCAAACACGATCTCTGGTTCGGTGTCACAATCTTCGCGCTGCTGGTGGGCGCGGCATATGTGCTGACTCATCTCCTGAGCGGACGCGCGGCCTACATCCACATCGGCGCCATGATCGGCACCATCATGGTGGCTAACGTCGCCATGCTCATCATCCCCGGCCAGCGCAAGATGGTGACCGCGATGCAGGCGGGCGGCCTGCCCGATCCGATCCATGGCATCAAGGCCAAGCAGCGCAGCGTGCATAACAACTACTTCACGCTGCCGGTGCTGTTCATCATGATCAGCAACCACTATGCGATGACCTACCGGAACGAGCGTGCCTGGCTGGTACTGGCCTTCATCATGGCTGCCGGTGTGTTCATTCGCCATTTCTTCAACCTGCGGCACAAGGGCCGCGTGGAATGGCGCTATCCGGCCATCGGCGTTGCGCTGCTGGCCGCTGTCGCAGTCGCGATTGCGCCGCAGCGTCCTGCAGCAGCGGTGGCGGCGGCCGATCCGGCGGCGCAGTTCGCGAAGGTGAAAGCCATCATGGACCAGCGCTGCCTGTCCTGCCATGCCGCGCACCCGACCCAGCCCGGCTTCGCCACTGCGCCTGCGGGCATCGTGTTCGATACGCCGGAGCAGATTCTCCAGCGCACGGCGCAGATCCACAAGCAGGTGGTGGAGCTGAAGGCCATGCCGATCGGGAATCTCACCAATATGACCGATGCCGAGCGCGCCGAAATCGCCGCCTGGATCGCAGCGGGAGCAAAGTAATGAACGAAAAACTCACCCAGTGGATCGACGCCCACTTCGACGAAGAAGTGGCCTTCCTGCAGCAGGTGCTGCGCGTGCCAACCGATACGCCGCCGGGCAACAATGCGCCGCACGCCGATACCGTCGCCGAACTGGTGAAGGCCTGGGGCTGGGAGGCGGAGAAGCACGCCGTGCCGGAGCAGCGGGTGCGCGACTACGGCATGGAGAGCATCACCAACCTGATCGTGCGGCGCCCATACGGCGCGGGCGGCCCCACCATTGCCCTGAATGCGCATGGCGATGTGGTGCCCCCGGGCGATGGCTGGACCAAACCACCCTACGGCGGCTTGATCGAGGACGGCTATATCTACGGCCGGGCGGCAGCGGTCTCAAAGAGCGATTTCGCTACCTACATCTTCGCCACCCGCGCGCTGGAAGCGCTGGGTGTGCCGCTCAAGGGCGGCATCGAATTGCACTTCACCTACGACGAAGAATTCGGGGGCCTGCTGGGCCCCGGCTGGCTGCTGGAGCAGAAGCTGACGAAGCCGGACCTCGTGATGGCGGCGGGCTTCAGCTACAACATCGTCACGGCGCATAACGCCTGCCTGCAGCTGGAGATCACGGTGCATGGGAAGTCGGGCCACGGCGCCATGCCCGAGACAGGCCACGACGCGCTTCAGGCGGCAACGAAGATCCTGAGTGCGATCTACGGCCAGCTGCCGGAACTGAAGAAGGTCAAGTCCAATGTGCCGGGCATCGATTCCCCGACCATGCTGGTGGGCCGCATCGACGGCGGCACCAACACCAATGTGGTGCCGGGCAAGGTGGTGATGAAGATGGACCGCCGCATGATTCCGGAAGAGGACCCGGTGGCGGTGGAGGCGCAGGTGCGCGCCCTGATCGAGGAAGCCGTGCGCGGCGAGCCTGGCATCCGCCTGGAGATCCGGCGCCTGCTCCTGTCGCACGCACTGCGTCCCCTGCCGGGAGCGGACCAGCTGGTGGCCAGCCTGCGGCGCAACGCGAAGGAGGTGCTGGGCGAGGAAATCACGGCCCAGGGAACGCCGCTGTACGCGGACGCGCGCCTGTACGGTGAACACGGCATTCCTGCGGTACTATATGGAGCCGGGCCGCGCAGCGTGCCCGAATCCAATGCCAAGAAGGCCGACGAGAAACTGTCACTGGATGACCTGCGCAAGGCGACCAAGGTCGTGGCGCTCACCCTGCTGGATCTGCTCGCGGCCGATTAGACCAGGAGCGCATGCATGTTCGAACGCAGAATGATGGCCGGTTGGGGCGACATGGACTTCAACAGCCACATGGCCAATACCTCCTTCCTCGACAAGGCCGGTGACATCCGGATGCTCTTCCTTGCCGAGCATGGCTTCCCGATGGGGGAGTTCAAGCGCCTGAATATCGGGCCGGTGGTGATGAAGGACGATATCACCTACTACAAGGAGGTATCGCTGCTGGAGCAGATCACCGTGACCTTGGCCATGGCGGGCCTGTCGCAGGACGGCTCGCGCTGGATGCTGCGCAGCGAGGTCTATCGCAGCGACGGCAAGCTGGCCGCGCGCATCAACAGCGCGGGCGGCTGGCTCGATCTCACCGCGCGCAAGCTGGTGACGCCGCCTCCGGCGCTGCTGTCGGCCTGGCAGTCTCTCTACCAGGTGGACGATTTCATGGAGCTGCCGAGCAGCGTGCGCTAGAAAAAAGGCCGGGATCTCCCGGCCTTTCGCTTACTTCAGGGTGCGCTCGAAGAGCTGGTAGATGCGGCGGAATTCGTCGTACCAGCTTTCCGGCTGCACGAAGCCGTGGCGTTCCAGCGGGTAGCTGGCCAGTTCCCAGTTGTCCTTCTTCAGTTCGATGAGGCGCTGCGCCATGCGCACGGAGTCCTGGTAGAAGACATTGTCGTCCACCATGCCGTGCGCAATCAGCAGGTGGCCGCGCAGGTTCTCCGCGTACTCGATGGGCGAGGATTTCTTGTAGGCCTCGGGATCGAGATCGGGCGTGTTCAGGATATTGGCCGTGTAGCCGTGGTTGTAGGTCGTCCAGTCGGTCACTGGGCGCAGCGCCGCGCCGGACTTGAACAGTGCAGGTTCGCGCATCAGGGCCATGAAGGTCATGAAGCCGCCGTAGCTGCCCCCGTAGATGCCCACGCGATCCAGGTCGCCCTGGTGGTTCTCCGCCAGCCACTTCGCGCCGTCCACATAGTCTTCCAGCTCGGGGTGGCCCATCTGGCGGTAGATGGCCGTGCGCCAGTCGCGCCCATAGCCCAGCGAGGCGCGGTAGTCCATGTCCAGCACGATATAGCCTTTTTCCACCAGCAGGTTGTGGAACATCTGCTCGCGGAAATAGTTCGGATAGCGCTTGCTCACGTTCTGCAGATAGCCCGCGCCGTGCACGAACAGAACGATGGGGTACTTCTTGCCCGGTTCGAGCTTCGCCGGGCGGTACAGCTTGGACCACACCGGCTGGCCTGCGCCATGCGTGGACGGAATGGCCACATACTGCGGCTGGATCCATTCGCGCGCCTTGAATTCGGCCGTGCGGGTATCGGTCAGGCGCTGCGCTTCGCCGCCGCTGCTGGGCACCGTCGCCAGCTGCGCCGGCATATAGGATGCGCTGTAGCGCACGGCCAGCTTGCGCAGGTCGGGGGAGGGCACGTAGTCCTCGACGCCGCCGCCCAGCTGGGTGATTTCGCGTACGCCATCTTTCGCGGATACGGAGCAGATCTCGTAATCCCCCGGCGTCTTGCGGTTGCACAGCACCCAGGCCATGGAACCGTCCGCGTTCCAGCGCACATTGCTCGCTTCCCACTGGCCGCTCGTGAGGGTGCGCTTAACGCCGCCGCTCACGGTGTAGAGGTGGGAGTAGCCGCTTTCCTCGGAGAGGAACCACAGGGTCTGCTGGTCCGGCAGCCAGCCGAATTCGTTGAAGCGCGAGTTGATCCAGGCCTTGTCGGTCAGCCGGTGCACCGGCTGCAGGGCGGCCTTGTCCAGATCCACGGTAGCGATCCAGCGGTCCTTGTTGTCCACCGCGCGCAGCATCACCGCGGCGCGGGTGCCGTTGCTGTTCCATGCCAGGCCGTTGCCGGTGTCGTCTTCCAGGCGCAGGGCGCGGTTGCCTTTCAGGGCTTCCAGCTTTTGCGCACTGCGCATCGCCGCGAGCGGGTCGTCCTTCACGCCGGGCAGGGTATCGAGCGGAATGTCGCGCACGGCGCCGCTGCGCAGGTCCACCAGCTTCAGCGACTGCGCCAGCGGCAGGTTGCGTCCCACGCGGGTGCGCTGGTCGTCGAATTCCTCGTAGCCCGATTCCGTGACGTAGCGCGGCATCTTGCCCACGCGGCCGTTCTCGCTGGTTTTTGGGGACAGCGCCAGCAGCAGCCAGCGGCCGTCCGGCGACAGGGAACTGGCGTCGATCACCACCTTGTCGCCGAGGTAGAAGGGCGCGGGAGCGCGGGTTGGGTCGGCGCGGCGCAGCGCTTCGTTGTAGCTGCGCGTGGCTTCGCGGTCGTCCTTCTGGCGCTTCAGGGTGGCGATGAGGCGCAGCTGCATGCTGCGCAGGTAGTCTTCGTCCGGCGCGGCGGCAGGATCCTTCATCGCGCGCGGCATCGCCAGGGGCGACACCAGGCGGTCGGCGCGCGTCCA encodes:
- a CDS encoding thioesterase family protein is translated as MFERRMMAGWGDMDFNSHMANTSFLDKAGDIRMLFLAEHGFPMGEFKRLNIGPVVMKDDITYYKEVSLLEQITVTLAMAGLSQDGSRWMLRSEVYRSDGKLAARINSAGGWLDLTARKLVTPPPALLSAWQSLYQVDDFMELPSSVR
- a CDS encoding M20/M25/M40 family metallo-hydrolase — translated: MNEKLTQWIDAHFDEEVAFLQQVLRVPTDTPPGNNAPHADTVAELVKAWGWEAEKHAVPEQRVRDYGMESITNLIVRRPYGAGGPTIALNAHGDVVPPGDGWTKPPYGGLIEDGYIYGRAAAVSKSDFATYIFATRALEALGVPLKGGIELHFTYDEEFGGLLGPGWLLEQKLTKPDLVMAAGFSYNIVTAHNACLQLEITVHGKSGHGAMPETGHDALQAATKILSAIYGQLPELKKVKSNVPGIDSPTMLVGRIDGGTNTNVVPGKVVMKMDRRMIPEEDPVAVEAQVRALIEEAVRGEPGIRLEIRRLLLSHALRPLPGADQLVASLRRNAKEVLGEEITAQGTPLYADARLYGEHGIPAVLYGAGPRSVPESNAKKADEKLSLDDLRKATKVVALTLLDLLAAD
- a CDS encoding S9 family peptidase, translated to MRKFVLTLSAAAIALPALAYTPVTLDQAMSHPDWIGAPVETAWWSWDSKNVYYKQKRAGSPLRDTYVAGAKPRVVGEAELATLDSENIAFNRERTRAVLLRNGDLFERDLKTGALTQISRNTVPAADPQYSSDGSAVQYRIGHDWFSWTRADRLVSPLAMPRAMKDPAAAPDEDYLRSMQLRLIATLKRQKDDREATRSYNEALRRADPTRAPAPFYLGDKVVIDASSLSPDGRWLLLALSPKTSENGRVGKMPRYVTESGYEEFDDQRTRVGRNLPLAQSLKLVDLRSGAVRDIPLDTLPGVKDDPLAAMRSAQKLEALKGNRALRLEDDTGNGLAWNSNGTRAAVMLRAVDNKDRWIATVDLDKAALQPVHRLTDKAWINSRFNEFGWLPDQQTLWFLSEESGYSHLYTVSGGVKRTLTSGQWEASNVRWNADGSMAWVLCNRKTPGDYEICSVSAKDGVREITQLGGGVEDYVPSPDLRKLAVRYSASYMPAQLATVPSSGGEAQRLTDTRTAEFKAREWIQPQYVAIPSTHGAGQPVWSKLYRPAKLEPGKKYPIVLFVHGAGYLQNVSKRYPNYFREQMFHNLLVEKGYIVLDMDYRASLGYGRDWRTAIYRQMGHPELEDYVDGAKWLAENHQGDLDRVGIYGGSYGGFMTFMALMREPALFKSGAALRPVTDWTTYNHGYTANILNTPDLDPEAYKKSSPIEYAENLRGHLLIAHGMVDDNVFYQDSVRMAQRLIELKKDNWELASYPLERHGFVQPESWYDEFRRIYQLFERTLK
- a CDS encoding urate hydroxylase PuuD; translated protein: MDFLLPYGLEWANLLVRWLHIITGIAWIGASFYFVWLDNSIRPPAPGSELAKKGVSGELWAVHGGGFYNPQKYLVAPAELPKELHWFKWEAYSTWISGFALLTIAYYFNAQAMMIDKSVADLTSLQSIGIGLGSLVVGWVVYDALCRSPLGKHDLWFGVTIFALLVGAAYVLTHLLSGRAAYIHIGAMIGTIMVANVAMLIIPGQRKMVTAMQAGGLPDPIHGIKAKQRSVHNNYFTLPVLFIMISNHYAMTYRNERAWLVLAFIMAAGVFIRHFFNLRHKGRVEWRYPAIGVALLAAVAVAIAPQRPAAAVAAADPAAQFAKVKAIMDQRCLSCHAAHPTQPGFATAPAGIVFDTPEQILQRTAQIHKQVVELKAMPIGNLTNMTDAERAEIAAWIAAGAK